Within Halobacterium jilantaiense, the genomic segment GCCGTCCTGCGCCGGGTGAACGGCATGCCGAACGGGCTGTTCGACCAGGACGCGCGCTCGATTACGGACCTCGTCGAGGACCGCCAGTTCGTGCGCCCGGGTCGGCTCTCGGTGGTGCCGACCTACCACGTCAGCGACTCGCGAGCCGCCGAGACCGTCGTACTCGCGGTGTCGAGCCTGCTCGTCGACCAGAAGCTCTCGAACGACCCGCGCTACGAGACGATCAAGGAGACGCCGCTGCTCGTGGGGATGGACGAGGCGCACAACTTCCTCTCTGACGCGGACAGCGTGCAGGCCCGCAAAGTCGTCGGGAAGTTCACCGAGGCCGCCAAGCAGGGCCGCAAGGAGCGACTGGGCCTGTTCCTCATCACGCAGGACCCGCAGGACATCGCCGACCCCGTGTTCAAACAGGTGAACACCACCGTCGTCCTGAACCTCGGTGACGAGGACGCGATTCAGGCCGTGAACATCCCGTCGTCGCTCCAGTCGAAGGTCCCCTACATGGAGAAGGGCCAGATGGTCGTCTACTCGCCGGACAACTCCGAGCCCGTGGAGATTCAGGGGCTGGCGACGTGCGTGACGCGGCACGGTCGCGACTGACGGGAACCAGCCACCCCCTTTATCTCGGGGGGCGTCGAACTGCTAGGTATGACACACGTACTACTTCCCATCGACGGCTCGCCGCAGTCCGACGCCGCCCTCGAGTACGCGCTCGAAGAGTTCGAAACGGCCGAAATCACCGCCCTGAACGTCATCGACCCCATCGAGGCCGGGTACACGTCGCAGGCGACGGTGCCGGGCTACTCCGAGGAGTGGTTCGAGCAGTCGAAGGCCGCGGCCGACGAACTGTTCGCGGACGCCCAGGAGGTGGCCGACGAGTACGACGTCGAACTGCAGACGGCGACCGAGGTCGGGCGGCCGAGCCGCACCATCGTGAACTACGCCGAGGACGAGGGCGTCGACCACATCGTGATGGGGAGCCACGGCCGCTCGGGCGTCTCCCGCATCCTGCTCGGCAGCGTCGCCGAGAACGTCGTGCGGCGCTCGCCGATGCCGGTGACCATCGTCCGGTAACTGGCAGCCCGCACCGACGCCTCCTGCGGACGGCTGGTCTTCTTTCTCGGTCTGTCGCGAACAGCGAGAACGCAGCGTGCCGGCGTCAGCGAACGGGCAGCGAAGAAGATAGCGTGACGCGGCGGACTGCGGACGTACCGCGCCCGCCGACCTCTAACCGATTAGAGCTCGTTCAGCTTCCGGAGGAGCTGGCCCTCGTACT encodes:
- a CDS encoding universal stress protein encodes the protein MTHVLLPIDGSPQSDAALEYALEEFETAEITALNVIDPIEAGYTSQATVPGYSEEWFEQSKAAADELFADAQEVADEYDVELQTATEVGRPSRTIVNYAEDEGVDHIVMGSHGRSGVSRILLGSVAENVVRRSPMPVTIVR